In the Populus trichocarpa isolate Nisqually-1 chromosome 1, P.trichocarpa_v4.1, whole genome shotgun sequence genome, one interval contains:
- the LOC18110558 gene encoding probable LRR receptor-like serine/threonine-protein kinase At1g53430: protein MALWPPLLSKTFSVLVSGFVVLNCFAVDKFGSHVQGVTALLPLDEVQTLQNISNKLNISSWATINRTSCRSAQWNQTINSKTQSIVTCNCTFENGSVCHVTNISVKSFNLNGVLPEELGDLPHLLEIDLTRNYINGTIPPRLAQLPNLKILSLIVNRLTGPIPPEIGNITTLEELVLDDNLLGGPLPPELGNLTSLRRLVLSSNNFTGRIPETLGNLKNLTEFMIDGSELSGKIPEFIGNWSNIEKLDLQGTSMEGPIPSTISLLTSLKSLRISDLNGSSSPFPNLEAMKNLEKLILRNCLINDSIPDYIANMSSLNFLDLSFNKLTGRISNFTNLESRTVFLNNNLLTGEVPNWALNNKKPVDLSYNNFTWSALEGSALGGCQQLKKDQNLVSSHLSNNNTDEWCFTKGLPCTQNPEYRSLFINCGGVSAPFHDDTYEGDSTDGGPVAFFFLQRQWGYSSTGTYMENNSVPTSIAKNDYNLSVTGVYETARLAPQSLKYYALCLPKGKYKVQLHFAEIMYSNDQTYRSLGRRIFDISIQGITLRKNFNIMEKAGGVGIGITEVFDNIIVNGSTLEIHLYWAGKGTTFVPNRGVHGPLISAITVTPKFKNGSGLSIGAVIGIVAASCVLAALFLLLLRSKGYLAGKELVDKELRGLDLQTGYFTLRQIKHATNNFDTANKIGEGGFGPVFKGVLSDGAVIAVKQLSSKSRQGNREFVNEIGMISALQHPHLVKLYGCCIEGNQLLLVYEYLENNSLARALFGREEHQLQLDWQTRRKILLGIAKGLSYLHEESRLKIVHRDIKATNVLLDKDLNAKISDFGLAKLDEEENTHISTRIAGTIGYMAPEYAMRGYLTDKADVYSFGVVALEIVSGKSNTNYRPKEEFVYLLDWAYVLHERNNLLELVDPRLGSSYSKEEAMKMLNLALLCTNLSPSLRPAMSSVVRMLEGKIPVQAPIINRGSMDQEARFKAFELLSQDSQTQVSSLSQSSQVQSSSVSRDGPWLDSSYSLQSNDETKDLYPINLD from the exons TGCAAACTCTTCAAAACATATCCAACAAGTTGAACATCAGCAGCTGGGCCACCATCAATCGAACTTCTTGCCGTAGTGCACAGTGGAACCAGACCATCAACAGCAAAACTCAAAGCATTGTTACATGCAACTGTACATTTGAGAATGGCTCTGTCTGTCATGTCACTAACAT AAGCGTgaaaagttttaatttgaacGGAGTTCTCCCAGAGGAGCTAGGAGACCTTCCTCATCTGCTTGAAAT TGATCTGACTCGCAACTACATTAATGGAACAATCCCTCCAAGACTTGCTCAGCTCCCCAACCTTAAGATTTT GTCTCTCATCGTTAACCGTCTCACCGGCCCAATTCCGCCGGAAATAGGCAACATTACCACACTGGAGGAGCT GGTCCTGGATGATAATCTGCTAGGAGGGCCTCTTCCTCCAGAACTTGGAAATCTGACAAGCTTAAGAAGACT TGTCCTTTCCTCAAACAATTTTACAGGAAGGATACCAGAGACACTTGgcaatttaaagaatttaacTGAATT TATGATAGATGGGAGCGAACTGTCAGGGAAGATACCTGAATTTATCGGGAACTGGAGCAATATTGAGAAATT GGATTTGCAAGGAACATCCATGGAGGGTCCTATTCCATCTACCATTTCATTGTTAACAAGTTTAAAATCTCT GAGAATATCCGATTTGAATGGATCAAGTTCACCTTTCCCTAATCTAGAGGCCATgaaaaacttagaaaaact CATTCTGAGAAATTGCTTAATTAATGATTCAATCCCAGACTACATTGCAAATATGTcgtctttgaatttttt AGATTTGAGCTTCAACAAGTTGACAGGCCGAATCTCTAACTTCACGAATTTGGAAAGCCGAACGGT GTTTTTGAACAACAACTTACTAACTGGAGAAGTGCCTAATTGGGCATTGAACAACAAGAAGCCAGT GGATTTGTCCTACAACAATTTTACGTGGTCAGCTTTAGAAGGGTCAGCTTTAGGTGGTTGCCAACAACTGAAGAAAGACCA GAACTTAGTTTCTAGTCATTTATCAAATAACAA cACTGATGAGTGGTGCTTCACAAAAGGCCTTCCTTGCACACAAAATCCTGAAT ATCGTTCCTTGTTCATAAACTGTGGAGGGGTCAGTGCGCCTTTTCATGATGATACATATGAAGGAGACTCCACTGATGGTGGGCCAGttgcatttttctttctacAAAGACAATGGGGTTATAGCAGTACTGGGACTTATATGGAGAATAATTCAGTTCCAACTTCCATAGCAAAAAATGATTATAATCTGAGTGTGACAGGAGTTTATGAAACTGCTCGCCTTGCTCCTCAATCACTCAAGTACTACGCCCTGTGTTTGCCAAAGGGAAAGTATAAAGTGCAGCTCCACTTTGCGGAAATTATGTATTCTAATGATCAGACATATAGAAGCCTTGGGAGGCGCATATTTGATATATCGATTCAA GGGATCACACTTCGGAAGAATTTCAATATCATGGAGAAAGCTGGAGGAGTTGGCATCGGCATCACTGAggtatttgataatataattgttAACGGTAGCACACTAGAGATACACTTGTACTGGGCAGGCAAAGGCACTACTTTCGTTCCTAACAGAGGTGTCCATGGACCACTCATATCTGCCATCACAGTGACACCAA AGTTCAAGAACGGATCAGGATTATCAATTGGAGCTGTAATCGGTATTGTAGCTGCTTCATGTGTACTTGCTGCGCTGTTTTTGCTGCTACTCCGATCGAAAGGTTACCTGGCAGGAAAGGAACTCGTAGACAAAG AACTTCGCGGTCTGGATCTCCAAACTGGTTATTTCACGTTAAGACAAATCAAACATGCTACCAATAATTTCGACACTGCGAATAAGATAGGAGAGGGAGGATTTGGGCCAGTTTTCAAG GGTGTATTGTCAGATGGTGCTGTAATTGCTGTTAAGCAGCTATCATCCAAATCGAGACAAGGGAATCGTGAATTTGTGAATGAGATAGGCATGATATCTGCCTTGCAACATCCCCATCTCGTGAAGCTTTACGGCTGTTGTATTGAGGGAAACCAGTTGTTGTTAGTATATGAATACTTGGAAAACAATAGTCTTGCGCGCGCACTTTTTG GTCGCGAGGAACACCAGCTTCAATTGGACTGGCAAACAAGAAGGAAGATATTGTTGGGTATTGCGAAGGGGTTATCATATCTTCATGAAGAATCAAGGCTGAAGATTGTGCACAGAGACATAAAGGCAACCAATGTGCTGCTTGATAAGGATCTAAATGCCAAGATATCTGACTTTGGTTTGGCCAAgcttgatgaagaagaaaacactcATATAAGCACGCGAATAGCTGGAACAAT AGGTTATATGGCTCCAGAATATGCAATGAGGGGTTACTTGACAGATAAAGCAGATGTTTACAGCTTCGGAGTTGTTGCCTTAGAAATTGTCAGTGGGAAGAGCAACACGAATTACAGGCCGAAAGAGGAGTTTGTTTATCTTCTTGATTGg GCTTATGTCCTGCACGAGAGAAACAACCTTCTTGAGCTTGTGGATCCAAGGCTTGGTTCAAGCTACTCAAAAGAAGAGGCGATGAAGATGCTGAACTTGGCTCTCCTGTGCACCaacctctctccctctctgagGCCAGCAATGTCCTCCGTGGTGAGGATGCTTGAGGGCAAGATTCCAGTTCAAGCTCCAATAATCAACCGTGGTAGCATGGACCAGGAAGCAAGGTTCAAAGCCTTCGAGCTTTTATCACAGGATAGCCAAACACAGGTCTCCTCTCTGTCTCAGAGCAGTCAGGTGCAGAGCAGCAGCGTATCAAGGGATGGACCATGGTTAGATTCCTCATATTCCCTCCAAAGCAATGATGAGACTAAGGATCTTTATCCCATCAACTTAGATTGA